The region CAATCTTGATGTTTTCAACATTAATGCCACTGGAAGAAAAACATTTGAATGAGGACATTACTGTGGAAAGGTATCTAGTCTAGTGAGTTGTGCATTAATAACTTACCTTGGCCTGGTCAACACTTTCAATTTTCTCTTCAACTCTTGGTGTGGACAATAGGTTAAGGAAAGAAGAGGTACTTCATATCAAAACAACATAGCTAGACATCAAACAACTCAGTCTGCTAACGTTAGTTTGGAAAAGGTTCAGTCCTACCAAGCTATTTATCATTGGATGAATGTAAAGTGACTACTTCTAGCTATGTACATAGAATCTGCAGTGCTTCATTGAAGAGTGTGACCAAATCTAACATTTTTCCGCAACCATTCACTCCACCAGACTTGGGAGTTACTACAGCTTCGcagatgacaggacagaaaacattacagaaaacattACTTTTTGCATGGGTTCTAGCTAGTATAGTATTTGACTGCAATGACCAAAAGTATGCAAGGTAGTGATCTAAAATGCTCTCAAGGGGCACGTCCAATCAAAGACATACAATACATTTTCtcttttgctagctagctaacgttaagccAGACCTGATGGTGGTTGTGACTTGGAGTACAGCTACTACCAGAAATTACTTTTCGTAGCAATAGAGTTCCAAAGTATGAGTcaaaatacccataaaacctagcggtaaaataaggaaatggttccaatcgtttttctaacattgtgtttcgtgtaggcttaccctggcatgacgttttgataactgtgtaaatctctcttggacaaggcgacttatcaatatattcaccccacaaaaatgaaatgctaatcaGCTGCTAATGTAGCTATCATGAAGAACTACAAACGacatgatgatctggacgagactgccgAATCAAGGCAAAGGTaggaatctctggattaactatgaATAAATTGGCAATTCTGTGAACTGGCTTGTGCAAGCTTTAAATTGATACGATCttttagcaaaggtgtcagctggAGGTTAcatgcagggatttgtagtcttgcataaTATCTACTTTGTTAATTAGCATTTTTGAATCTGAGATATATTGATGTCACCATAACCATATAAATACGTTTTGGACATAAAAATGttatgccagggtaagcctacacgaaaaaCTCAGACCTTCAGTGTTTCTAATTCCCTGATGGGAAAAAAGATTGGAACGATTTCCCTGTTTTtaaccgctaggttttatggatATTATGACACCGCCACCGTGGGGCTCTATTTAGAAGAGAACTTTAGCCAATCCTCctaatggtgctttcaagacaaatgGGAACTCAGGAAAAACGctgtcaaatcatgacgtcatttGAAGCTTAAGAACAGGATttgttttttgccctaacactacacagcaaTATGAAACTTTTTGGGCAACCTGACCAAATAGAAATGTGTTAAAGCTCTGTCATTCATATTGAACGCAAGTCTAAGACGCGGTAGATCTGCTTATGTTCTATGCTTCCCGGTCATAAGTTTAGTTTTTCCGTCTTGCTTTTGTACAAtggcttcaaacagctgaataCAATATTTTGGATGATTGTTAATATTTCATAGCgctttagatggtacaatgattctctacactgtaCTTGTAATTTGTTTGACTAAACAAGCAACTATTAGAATTTGTGctaccaggaaatggtggagagATTTCTGTATAGTACATCTTTAAAATAATCAATgcatgatgagttggttattggaatcagctgtgtagtgctagagcAAAACGCCTAAAATGGGGACCCCAAGACCGAGTTTGAGAAACGCTGCTATAGAAAGACGCCCAAGTTCCGACTTGACATTCTGAGTTGAAGGTTCAAAAAAAATTAAGTTGGCACCCCCCCTTtttcctaacctgccacgttaattatcctagcCTGTTGCTTACATTCTAACCTGCTACTAAAGTCACTACTGGTCTAGCTGTACTCAATCTAATTTAGAACCTATGACCGTGCCTCGCTAGCGAACACCTGCTAGCTTCTCACACACAAGGATATTCTCTTCTATCAAACTCCGTATTGTTTCCTCACACTCCCCCAATCTTCCCTTGAGCTCAGAGCCTTCTTCTCCATCCTCCGTGAACCGAATGTGAGTTGCAGTAGGCATACTCTCTCCCAATTGCTCAAAGAGTTCACTGTCACCAAAATCTACCTCGGCCATCTTCGGTCTTTTGCTTAAAGTACTCCCGCAAGAGCGTTGATTGGTTGTTTTATGTCACATGTTCAGGATGTTTCCTTTCACCAGCATTTCTCTTGTCGTCATCAACATTAAAGCATGAGAGGACCTGCGGAATATTACAATAAAGTTGTTCAATTGCTGTAACTAACTTTCTGGTTTATAATGTCAACATTCACAACTATCCAGTTACCGCGTTGGGATGGTGGCAAGCTGAAAGTTCGCTTCATATACTTGTCAAATAGAAGCTCTTTCAAAGTGACGAGCTGTCCTATCGAGGTGAGTTACATAGCtgcatagctaacgttagcgaatAGCCTGCATTAGCTGTCTCTCAGTACATTTTAAAATTTGGAGTTCTTCTTTTTGCTCTTCTTTAGGGATCAATGGTTCCTCTCTTTTTAGGGGCTGATCTCTTCTCAAACACTGATATCCGCACAGAGAACCATCCCAGATATCATGCAAAGTTTGCAAAGAAAGGATTGGCAACTAAACTAAATTTCTCCTCAGGTAAGTTTTTATTCCCAGATACAGAACACCATAAAGCAAGTTGCATGGTTTATGGATATCATACCTTGTTTGTTTGCAATTCACAGCTTTTAGATTCCATGGACTGAGGGTACCCACTGCCAACAATTGCATGTGGTTCTACAGCATCCAAGGTGTTTTTCGAGTGGCATTTGAAATGTATAGTAAACAAGAGCAGCTCTCTGTGTTGGAGAACTTTCAGGTAATATTTCAAACTCCTGGTTATATAACAAATCCACCCATAGAGGCTACAACCTACAATTTCACCTGATGAATGCTTGAAGTAGGCCAACAATGTAATGTACTGATACTTAATGGTCACTCATACTGTAGGAGATATGGAAGTCCCGCCTAAATGACATCCCACTAAAGATGAACTACAACCTGAGTGTCCAGCTGGATCCTCCACCACCCCAGATTGTTGTGGAGATGTATGACCAAGACCTAAAGCTCAAACTTATGTCCCGGAATCCCCAAGTTTACCCATCTCCATCTGTGGAAATCCCAGAGGCAGACACAGGCACTTCAGGTGACACTTCAGCAGACCACGATTACTGCGTTCTGCCAAATGAGAGTATGCCAGTCCATCTATGTCCCTCCATCTTAAGTCAAAAACTGCAGGGCTTGGAGGAAAAGCTGAGCTCTGAGAAACAGCTGGGGACCGACCAGCAGGAGACCATACTGCTTCTGTTGGAGAGCATTGAGCGCTGTGTGAGCAGGCCCCTGGAGGAGAGGGATGTGGCAGACATTGTACTAGCTCTGCTAGAGGCTCGGAAGTGGGGCTCTGTGTACTCCAGCCACCTGCTTCACTCTATAGGCTGCTGGCTTGGCCAGCAGTTCCATGGAGCCAACAGTAGTATCAGCCAGCAGGTAGAGGGCTTCAAGGTGCGACACATAGAGCGAATCACAGATCTGCCACCTGCAGAGGAACTGGCCTCAGAGCTTTTTCCAGAGGCCATGCGAACACTGCTGCTCCACTGGATGGGTCTGAGTGATGACTCAACCCTGTGGAAGAGACAGAGTGAGTACCCCATCCTGCTCCTAATCCTGGAGTTTGCCAACCACAACCTCATCACTGGTGTTGCACATGTGCTTTACTCAAGTCTTAAGGTGAATTTAGATTAAGTACCAAAGAAAGTAAAACTACTGTTGTAAAAATTACTTAAAAGTAAATTAGTTACTTTTAAAATTAAAACATTGATTTAATTGATAATTAGCCATTTTTTTTCCCACCCAAACATTGTTACCATAGAGATCATGTTGAATTTCTATTATTACTATTCTAGTTCCTAATTTGTTACACATGATCTTTTCCATGCAATTACTTTCAAAGAGGAATTTAATGTAAAGTCTCATTAGAAATGAGGTGTTGTTTTTggtgtaacagtaatgttataggTCTACTATGCTATGGTATGTATTATAGTCGGTTCTGTTATGTAAAATGCAAATGATCAATGTGATCTTGcaagacattgattcagctttgatctaacATTTCTAAATGagcaccattgtgagaagtgATCTTCTATTCGTAATAATAATATGAGTATGACTATTAGGCATATGTAATAGATCTTTATGAGATGTCATTTTAAGCAATTGGAGCACCCTTCATGGTGCTGAAAGTACAGCGCCAGGGTTGCACTGTTGGGGCAAAATGGTTTTGTTAGTCTAATGCCATGTAAATGCTTGAATTGAATAGTACTTTACACTAGTAATTGTCCCTGCAATTGCTTCAATAAACTCTTATGGCTGATTCCTGGAACAAGTTTTATTCAAGCAATTTACCCAGACAAAAAAAAGTCCATGATTTGTGGGATTTTCACAAAATGTAGTCCATAGAATAGTCCTTCGGAGGAAGAATTgttgacatacagtgcattcggaaagtattcagaccccttgactttttacacattttgttacgatagagccttattctaaaattgacaaagtaaaaacaggtttttacacaTTTTTGTAAAGAAAAACCTCACGTTAACATATgtaatcagaccctttactcagtactttgttgaagcacctttggaagcgattacagcctcgagtcttcttgggtatgatgctacaagcttggcacacctttattttgggagtttctcccattattctctgcagatcctctcaagctctgccaggttggatggggagcgtcgctgcacagctattttcttgtctctccagagatgttagattcgGTTCAAGTCGGGGCTTTGGTTGGGCCACTCGGGGACATTGAGACTTGACCCGAACCACTCctctgtcttggctgtgtgcttagggtcattgtcctgttggaaggtgaaccctcGTCctagtctgaggttctgagcgctccagagcaggttttcatcaaggatctctctgtacattgctccgttcATTTTTCCCTCGATCCTTACTAGTAcctcagtccctgctgctgaaaaacattcccacagcaagatgctgccaccaccttgcttaACCTGGCGCCATCCCTACGGTGTTCTCCAGACATGATGTTTttcattcaggccaaaaagttcaatcatggtttcatcagaccagagaatgttgtttcacatggtcagagtctttagatgccttttggcaaactccaagcgggctgtcatacttttttactgaggaatggcttctgtctggccactcaaccttaaaggcctgattggtggagtgctgcagagatggttgtcctggaaggttctcccatctccacagtggaactcgagctctgtcagattgaccattgggttcttggtcacctccctgaccatggcccttctcccccgattgctcagtttggcagagcggccagctctaggaagagtcttggtggttccaaacctcttccattcaagaatgatggaggccactgtgttcttggggaccttgaatgctgcagacatttcttggtacccttccccagatctgtgcatcgacgcaatcctgtctcggagctcaacggacaattccttcgacctcatggcttggtttttgatctgacatgcaccGTTAACTGTGATACCTTATatcgacaggtgtgtgcctttccaaatcatgttcaatcaattgaatttaccacaggtggactccaatcaatttgtagaaacatcaacatcaacaaggatgatcattggaaacaggatgcacgtgagctcaatttcgagtctcatagcaaagggtctgaatacttacactaccattcaaaagtttgtggtcacttaaatgtccttgttttagaAAAAAAGCACACTTTTTGTCCAttttaaataacatcaaattgatcagaaatacagtgtagtcattgtaaatgactgttgtagctggaaacagttgattttaatggaatatcccagaggcccattatcagcaaccgtcactcctgtgttccaatggcacgttgtgttagctaatccaggtttataattttaaaaggctaattgatcattagaaaacccttttgcaattatgttagcacagctgaaaactgttgtgctgattttaaagaagcaataaaactggccttctttagactagttgagtatctggagcatcagcatttgtgggttcgattcgaggctcaaaatggccagaaataattaactttcttctgaaacttgtcagtctattcttgttgtgagaaatgaaggctattccatgtgagaaatgaaggctattccatgcgagaagttgccaagaaactgaagatctcgtacaacgctgtgtatgattcccttcacagaacagggcaAACTGGCTCGAACCAGAataaagagtgggaggccccggtgtacaactgagcaagaggacaagtacattagtgtctagtgtctagtttgagaaacagaagcctCACATGTCACCTCTGATGCTCCAGTTACTCAACTAGAATAAAGAAGgcttttattgcttctttaatcagcacaactgTTTCAGCTGTACTATCATAATTGCAAAATGATTTTTTTTAACGAAcaattagctaatccaagttcataattttaaaaggctaacacaacgtgccattggaacacaggaatgatggttgctgataatgggcctatgtatatattccatttaaaaaaatctgccgtttccagctacaatagtcatttacaacattaacaatactctgtatttcggatcaatttgataTTTTTATGGACAAAATAATttgcctttctttcaaaaacaatcatttctatgtgaccccaaacttttgaatggttttGAATGTAAATAAGTGTTTTATtttttgtaattatggggtattctgtgtagatttgaggggaaaaaaataactACTGcaactaacaaaatgtggaaaaattcaaggagtctgaatactttctgaatgcactgtatgtgacaTTTGAATCTTTAAGCATAGTAGAGAAATAATTCATCATAAATTGGCATATTTATGACTGTTTGGCCTTCcccaggtctcctttaagactccataatgtttcatctgtagacGCTACAAAGCAAACATTGGTGTCATATGAAGCTTTACAGATTGCTCTGTAATATGAGTAGTATTTTGATTTCAAAAACGTTTTACATTAATTTGaatatttttaattgaaataaagACTACTCATATTATAGAGCAAGTGGTAAAGCTTCATGACACCAATGTTTGCTTTGTAGCACTTACAGATAAacatggagtcttaaaggagacctgggTAAGGCCAAAATGTTATAAATATGTAAATGATTATGGTACAACAAAGCAAACATTGGTGTCATGACGCTTTATCTGTAATAAAGTAGTATTTTGATTTTGAAAAACTTGTTACAAGAATTTATGAATATTGAAAAATATAAACATGAATATTTTAAAACAACTTTTGATTTGGCATTTGTCAATATATTGTTGAACATAATGTAGCCTACTCTATGGGTTTGATTCTCACACGCATTTCCTACGCACTTCTTAGTAGTTGGTActgtattcagacttaccttattcAGTTGCATGACGGGCTTTGCAGGTGTGGTTCCCTTGCGTGCTGAATAAATGTAATTCAACCACttaaaaccctcccacttgctggccaacagattttTGTGGCGTTTTCAGAACATTTTAtcttaagccatccctttaaatatggTGTACATTTTTAGTTAGACTTTTTTTCGACAAACTCAATAGAAAATAGagagaatgggttcagaatattaGGGATCAATGAAGGAAAGCCATTAAATATAATCATATTTGTCTCTTTTTCAGCACCAATTGGCAGATTTAAAAATATTCTGATCTTGTAGAttatttagggttaggaaagtaGGCTATTTATGAATAATAAAAATAACAGGTTTGGAGAGTCTTTACGCATGAACAAAAATTATGGTTTGATTAATTCTGAAAATTGCCACATACTGTGCCCATACACCTACATAAAgcacaaacacagacaaacataagccttgtttatacctggtgctaacatgcatcctttgtcctgatcttgtccacatccTGATTGTGCCCACAATTTTAGATGTACACATAGTATTAAAATGTCTTATCTGTCCACTGTGCCCGCTTTGTGACCAGATTTCTCGATCCCTCCATGTATGCAAATTATTTGAAAGAtattctttcaaaataatatatacagtcacctgcaattattgacacccttgataacgagcaaaaaaaaatgtattttttatttttaaataagtACATACTGAGCTAGCTATACTGCAAAAAAAGGGAAATGATATTATACTaacacaattgctcagagaaagatttTATATACCAGTtatagatttttttctctcaaaaaaTGTCccaattattggcacccctgttttcaatactttgTGCACCATACTTTTTCTaggataacggcactgagcctATTTCTATAATGTTTAATGAGATTGGAGaccacattgggagggatcttagaccattcctcaaTACAGAatatttccagatccttgatattcTTTGGTTTgcacttatggactgccctcttcaaacCACAGTTTTTCAATGCGGTTCATGTCTGGAGAttgccattgcaaaatgttgattttgctGCAGTCCAGAAGGTTCTGGGTTCGCAGACCGCCATGGACAAGAGTATGGGATGGAAAGATAAAGGCATTACATTTGCGAGTCCAGGAAAAAGTAGCCTTTTATAAACGCATTTCATCCAATTCTACATCATTTTATATGACTGGGGACCGTAGCATAATCTTCTTTACTACAATTACCGAAATTACAGGCTAGGCATGGACAGAGAGGCCTATGTGTTCATTTTTTAATAGGCCTCTTTCTCCAATGCCAAATCAGTGTGTCTTGTTGGCAACAAACTGTCCCTGTTTGCAAATAATGTCATTTGAAACATTATGAATCTAAATAAGGTACTTGCTTAGATTCTATGGTGGAAAAGTAAGGCCCACCTTTACAACCTAGACAGAGTAGGCCCACCTTTACAACCTAGACAGAGAAGGCCCACCTTTACAAC is a window of Oncorhynchus keta strain PuntledgeMale-10-30-2019 chromosome 25, Oket_V2, whole genome shotgun sequence DNA encoding:
- the si:ch211-110p13.9 gene encoding uncharacterized protein si:ch211-110p13.9 isoform X4, producing MSTFTTIQLPRWDGGKLKVRFIYLSNRSSFKVTSCPIEGSMVPLFLGADLFSNTDIRTENHPRYHAKFAKKGLATKLNFSSAFRFHGLRVPTANNCMWFYSIQGVFRVAFEMYSKQEQLSVLENFQEIWKSRLNDIPLKMNYNLSVQLDPPPPQIVVEMYDQDLKLKLMSRNPQVYPSPSVEIPEADTGTSGDTSADHDYCVLPNESMPVHLCPSILSQKLQGLEEKLSSEKQLGTDQQETILLLLESIERCVSRPLEERDVADIVLALLEARKWGSVYSSHLLHSIGCWLGQQFHGANSSISQQVEGFKVRHIERITDLPPAEELASELFPEAMRTLLLHWMGLSDDSTLWKRQNHFRRPSPLPHLAHQLIPDRWLRPFRPQESESCTPSEKTYTQSLRCQQLQTSIPSFFSLQNS
- the si:ch211-110p13.9 gene encoding uncharacterized protein si:ch211-110p13.9 isoform X1 yields the protein MSTFTTIQLPRWDGGKLKVRFIYLSNRSSFKVTSCPIEGSMVPLFLGADLFSNTDIRTENHPRYHAKFAKKGLATKLNFSSAFRFHGLRVPTANNCMWFYSIQGVFRVAFEMYSKQEQLSVLENFQEIWKSRLNDIPLKMNYNLSVQLDPPPPQIVVEMYDQDLKLKLMSRNPQVYPSPSVEIPEADTGTSGDTSADHDYCVLPNESMPVHLCPSILSQKLQGLEEKLSSEKQLGTDQQETILLLLESIERCVSRPLEERDVADIVLALLEARKWGSVYSSHLLHSIGCWLGQQFHGANSSISQQVEGFKVRHIERITDLPPAEELASELFPEAMRTLLLHWMGLSDDSTLWKRQNEISRLVTAGRPTTCPLDPIPSSLLQTISGDLLPYLTSLINSSLTAGYVPSVLKRARVAPLLKKPTLNPSDVNNYRPVSLLSFLSKTLERAVLGQLSRYLSLNDLLDPNQSGFKTSHSTETALLCITEALRTAKANSLSSALILLDLSAAFDTVNHQILLSTLSELGISGAAHAWIASYLTGRSYQVAWRESVSSPRALTTGVPRALF
- the si:ch211-110p13.9 gene encoding uncharacterized protein si:ch211-110p13.9 isoform X5 — protein: MSTFTTIQLPRWDGGKLKVRFIYLSNRSSFKVTSCPIEGSMVPLFLGADLFSNTDIRTENHPRYHAKFAKKGLATKLNFSSAFRFHGLRVPTANNCMWFYSIQGVFRVAFEMYSKQEQLSVLENFQEIWKSRLNDIPLKMNYNLSVQLDPPPPQIVVEMYDQDLKLKLMSRNPQVYPSPSVEIPEADTGTSGDTSADHDYCVLPNESMPVHLCPSILSQKLQGLEEKLSSEKQLGTDQQETILLLLESIERCVSRPLEERDVADIVLALLEARKWGSVYSSHLLHSIGCWLGQQFHGANSSISQQVEGFKVRHIERITDLPPAEELASELFPEAMRTLLLHWMGLSDDSTLWKRQSEYPILLLILEFANHNLITGVAHVLYSSLKVNLD
- the si:ch211-110p13.9 gene encoding uncharacterized protein si:ch211-110p13.9 isoform X6; this encodes MSTFTTIQLPRWDGGKLKVRFIYLSNRSSFKVTSCPIEGSMVPLFLGADLFSNTDIRTENHPRYHAKFAKKGLATKLNFSSAFRFHGLRVPTANNCMWFYSIQGVFRVAFEMYSKQEQLSVLENFQEIWKSRLNDIPLKMNYNLSVQLDPPPPQIVVEMYDQDLKLKLMSRNPQVYPSPSVEIPEADTGTSGDTSADHDYCVLPNESMPVHLCPSILSQKLQGLEEKLSSEKQLGTDQQETILLLLESIERCVSRPLEERDVADIVLALLEARKWGSVYSSHLLHSIGCWLGQQFHGANSSISQQVEGFKVRHIERITDLPPAEELASELFPEAMRTLLLHWMGLSDDSTLWKRQILTEGDNYH
- the si:ch211-110p13.9 gene encoding uncharacterized protein si:ch211-110p13.9 isoform X3, coding for MWFYSIQGVFRVAFEMYSKQEQLSVLENFQEIWKSRLNDIPLKMNYNLSVQLDPPPPQIVVEMYDQDLKLKLMSRNPQVYPSPSVEIPEADTGTSGDTSADHDYCVLPNESMPVHLCPSILSQKLQGLEEKLSSEKQLGTDQQETILLLLESIERCVSRPLEERDVADIVLALLEARKWGSVYSSHLLHSIGCWLGQQFHGANSSISQQVEGFKVRHIERITDLPPAEELASELFPEAMRTLLLHWMGLSDDSTLWKRQNEISRLVTAGRPTTCPLDPIPSSLLQTISGDLLPYLTSLINSSLTAGYVPSVLKRARVAPLLKKPTLNPSDVNNYRPVSLLSFLSKTLERAVLGQLSRYLSLNDLLDPNQSGFKTSHSTETALLCITEALRTAKANSLSSALILLDLSAAFDTVNHQILLSTLSELGISGAAHAWIASYLTGRSYQVAWRESVSSPRALTTGVPRALF
- the si:ch211-110p13.9 gene encoding uncharacterized protein si:ch211-110p13.9 isoform X2 translates to MVPLFLGADLFSNTDIRTENHPRYHAKFAKKGLATKLNFSSAFRFHGLRVPTANNCMWFYSIQGVFRVAFEMYSKQEQLSVLENFQEIWKSRLNDIPLKMNYNLSVQLDPPPPQIVVEMYDQDLKLKLMSRNPQVYPSPSVEIPEADTGTSGDTSADHDYCVLPNESMPVHLCPSILSQKLQGLEEKLSSEKQLGTDQQETILLLLESIERCVSRPLEERDVADIVLALLEARKWGSVYSSHLLHSIGCWLGQQFHGANSSISQQVEGFKVRHIERITDLPPAEELASELFPEAMRTLLLHWMGLSDDSTLWKRQNEISRLVTAGRPTTCPLDPIPSSLLQTISGDLLPYLTSLINSSLTAGYVPSVLKRARVAPLLKKPTLNPSDVNNYRPVSLLSFLSKTLERAVLGQLSRYLSLNDLLDPNQSGFKTSHSTETALLCITEALRTAKANSLSSALILLDLSAAFDTVNHQILLSTLSELGISGAAHAWIASYLTGRSYQVAWRESVSSPRALTTGVPRALF